The nucleotide sequence CGGTTCCGCCTCGCAGATCTCCGACGGCGCCGCCGCGCTCGCGGTCACCAGCGCCGAGTGGGCCCGGAAGCGGGGCCTGCGACCGTTGGCCCGGATCCACACCGCCGTGGTCACCGCCGACGATCCGGTGATGATGCTCACCGCACCCATCCCGGCCACCGCGAAGGCGCTGCGCCGAGCCGGGCTCGGCATCGAGGAGATCGGGGTGTACGAGGTCAACGAGGCGTTCGCCCCGGTGCCGCTCGCCTGGCTGGCCGAGACCGAGGCCGACCCGGCCCGGCTCAACCCCCGGGGCGGTGCGATCGCCCTCGGGCACCCGCTCGGCGGTTCCGGCGCCCGGATCATGACCACCATGCTGCACCACATGCGCGACACCGGCGTCCGGTACGGCCTCGAGACGATGTGCGAGGGCGGCGGGATGGCCAACGCGACCATCGTGGAACTTCTATAAACTCATTCTCGTCCATTCCTCGGCCGCATCATCCACGGCGGGATGTCGTTGGAAGATGCGTGGATGTGTTCAGCCGAACGTTCCTACCGGCCGCCGCCGAAGCCGGGGTGGCCAGCCCGACGGTCAGCCGGCACCTGCCGTTCCTGCGCAACTGCGTGCAGGCCGGGGACGTCACCGTCCTGGTGACCAGATGCACCCGCCCGGACCAGCCCAGCAACGGCTGCCTGCTGCTGCTCACCACCCGGCGGCTGGTGGTGACCGAGCAGACCCGGCTGCTGCACCGGCTGCGGCTGCACCTCAACACCGAGCTGCGGCACCTCAACAACGTCAGTTGGAATCCCGACCCCCGGGCCTCGATGGTCGAGCTGGCCGCGACCGCCGTCGACGGCGTACGCGAGCGGTTCCTGATCCGGGCCGATCGGCCCAGCCAGCTCTGGCAGCTCGACGCCCTGTTCAGCCAGGTCTTCCGGCCGAAGCTGGCGGTCCGGTCCCGGGTGGCGGAGTGTGCCGCACCGGTCGGCCGCCCGGCCCTGCTGGACAGCCGGCACCGCCCAGTCCCGACGGTCGCGCCAGCCCCGCCGGCCCGACTGGCCGCGCCGACCCGCGCACCGCGACTCAGTCCCGCCGTAGCACTCTGACCCACCCCCGCCGCAGCCCTCCGACCCGCGGCCTGGAACTCACCGACATCTCCTGACCCGTCGGTCAGGCCGGCGGTGGCGCCCGCCGGCAGGTGGCTCCGGATCCCGTACCGGATCCGAACGTTGCCGGCCGGGGCATCCGGCCGGCGATCGGGGATCATTTACCGGTGGCCGTCGACAGCGCGCAACCGGGCAGCGCCCCGAGCCGAGGACTCGTCCTGGTGGTCGAGGACGAGCGGTCCATCGCCGACCTGGTCCGGCTCTACCTGAGCCGGGACGGCTACGGCGTGCACGTGGAACACGACGGCGACGCCGGGCTGGCCGCGGCCCGGCGGCTGCGCCCGGTCGCCTGCGTACTCGACATCGCCCTGCCCGGCCTCTCCGGCACCGAGGTCTGCCGCCGGCTGCGCGCGGCCGGCGACTGGACGCCGGTGATCTTCCTGACCGCCCGGGACGACGAGGTGGACCGGGTCGTCGGGCTGGAACTCGGCGCGGACGACTACCTGACCAAGCCGTTCAGCCCGCGCGAACTGGTGGCCCGGATCCGGGCGGTGCTGCGGCGCACCGGCGGCGCACCGGACGCGGCCGAGCAACCCCGGATAGTCGGTCCGGTCACCCTCGATCCGGTACGCCGGCAGGTCACCGTCGCCGGCGACCCCGTGCAGCTCACCTCCACCGAATTCGACCTGCTGGCGCACCTGATGGGCCGGCCGGGTCGGGTCTTCACCCGGGAGGAACTGCTGGCCGGCGTCTGGGGATACGCCGCGCACACCGGCACCCGCACCGTCGACGTGCACGTCGCCCAGGTACGCGGCAAACTCGGCCCGGCCGCCGACGTGATCCGGACCCATCGCGGCGTCGGGTACGCCTGTGCCGGCTGACGCGGCACAGGACGGACAGGAGCGGCCGCGCCGGTTCGGTCGTACCCTGACGGCCCGCGCGGTGGCGGTCAGTTGTGCGGTGGCCCTGGTCTCGGTCCTCGTCACCGCCGTCGTCGCCGTGCCGCTGGCCGCCCGGTCGGCCGAACGGCAGGCCCAGGAGGCGCTGGCCGCGCAGGCCCGGCTCGCCGCCGAGGCGCTGCGCAACCGGCTGGACCGGGGACGGGCCGCCGACGAGGAGCGGATCGTCCGGCAGTTGCGCAACCAGGGCATCGACGCGTACCTGATCAGGGCCGGCAGGCCCGACCGGCCCGGCCTGCCCGCCGACCTGGTCGACCGGATCGCCGCCGGCCGGAACTTCTCCGGACGCCGACCCGTCGACGGCCACCCGGCGATGGTCGAGGGGCGCTGGCTGCCCGGCGGCAACGGGATCGTGCTGGCCCGGCCGCCCACCACCGGACTCTGGGGAGACGTCGCCGGGCTGCTCTGGCTGCCGCTGCTCGCCGGGCTGGCCGCCGGGGTGGTGGCCGGTGCCCTGCTGGCCCGTCGACTAGCCCGGCCGATCCGGCACGCGGCGAC is from Micromonospora sp. WMMD1102 and encodes:
- a CDS encoding response regulator transcription factor, translating into MAVDSAQPGSAPSRGLVLVVEDERSIADLVRLYLSRDGYGVHVEHDGDAGLAAARRLRPVACVLDIALPGLSGTEVCRRLRAAGDWTPVIFLTARDDEVDRVVGLELGADDYLTKPFSPRELVARIRAVLRRTGGAPDAAEQPRIVGPVTLDPVRRQVTVAGDPVQLTSTEFDLLAHLMGRPGRVFTREELLAGVWGYAAHTGTRTVDVHVAQVRGKLGPAADVIRTHRGVGYACAG